In Odontesthes bonariensis isolate fOdoBon6 chromosome 22, fOdoBon6.hap1, whole genome shotgun sequence, one genomic interval encodes:
- the LOC142372677 gene encoding tripartite motif-containing protein 16-like, giving the protein MAQKGVQLDRESFSCSICLDLLKDPVAIPCGHSYCMSCIKAHWDGEDQKGIHSCPQCRKTFIPRPVLGKNTMLADLVEQLKKTGLQAAPADHCYAGAEDVACDVCSGRKLKATKSCLSCPASYCEEHLQPHYDSAPLRKHKLVEPSKKLQENICSVHGEVMKIFCRTDQKCICYLCLMDDHKGHDTVSAAAERTERQRELEGSRQQIQQRIQDAEKDVKLLQQELEAIDRSADKTEEHSQKIFAELIRLLQKRSSDVKQQIRSQQEAEGSRVKELQEKLEQEITELKRKDAELQQLSHTEDQSQFLHSCPSVAALRGATHSSSIQIRPLRHFEDVTAAVSELRDKLQDILREEWANISLRVAEVDVLLSEPEPEPEPTSRAGFLRYSCEITLDPNTANRKLLLSEGNRKVRFMKHPQSYSDHPDRFTDYWQVLSRESLTGRCYWEVEWRGRGVVAVAYKNIRRAGRGNECGFGFNDKSWVLHCDPNSYIFMHNSIRTSISGPLPSRVGVYLDHRAGILSFYRVSGTMTLLHRVQTTFTQPLCAGIWLYSYGDSAEFV; this is encoded by the coding sequence atggcgcagaaaggagttcagctggaccGAGAAAGCTTCTCCTGTTCGAtctgcctggatctgctgaaggatccggtggctattccctgtggacacagctactgcatgagCTGTATTAAAGCccactgggatggagaggatcagaaggggatccacagctgccctcagtgcaggaaaACCTTCATACCGAGGCCTGTCCTGGGGAAaaacaccatgttagctgatttagtggagcagctgaagaagactggactccaagctgctcctgctgatcactgctatgctggagctgaagatgtggcctgtgatgtctgctctgggaggaagctgaaagccaccaagtcctgtttatcctgtccggcctcttactgtgaggaacaccttcagcctcattatgattcagctccactcaggaaacacaagctggtggagccctccaagaagctccaggagaacatctgctctgttcacggtgaggtgatgaagattttCTGCCGTACCgatcagaagtgcatctgttatctctgcttaATGGACGatcataaaggccacgacacagtgtcagctgcagcagaaaggactgagaggcagagagagctggaggggagtcggcagcagatccagcagagaatccaggacgcagagaaagatgtgaagctgcttcagcaggagctGGAGGCCATCGATcggtctgctgataaaacagaggagcacagccagaagatcttcgccgagctgatccgtctcctccagaaaagaagctctgatgtgaagcagcagatcagatcccagcaggaagccgaagggagtcgagtcaaagagcttcaggagaagctggagcaggagatcactgagctgaagaggaaagatgctgagctgcagcagctctcacacacagaggatcagagccagtttctgcacagctgcccctcagtggcagcactcaggggggctacacactcatccagcatccagatccgtcctctgaggcactttgaggatgtgacagcagctgtgtcagagctcagagataaactacaggacatcctgagagaggaatgggccaacatctcattgagagtcgctgaagtggatgttttactgtcagaaccagaaccagaaccagaaccaacgagcagagctggattcttaagatattcatgtgaaatcacactggatccaaacacagcaaacagaaagctgttactgtcagaggggaacagaaaagtgagaTTTATGAAACATCCTCAGTCTtattctgatcatccagacagattcactgaTTATTggcaggtcctgagcagagagagtctgactggacgttgttactgggaggtggagtggagagggagaggagttgtagcagtcgcatacaagaacatccgCAGAGCAGGAAGAGGGAATGAATGTGGATttggatttaatgacaaatcttgggtATTACATTGTGACCCAAACAGTTATATATTTATGCACAACAGCATTAgaacctccatctcaggtcctctgccctccagagtgggagtgtacctggatcacagagcaggtattctgtccttctacagggtctctggaaccatgactctcctccacagagtccagaccacattcactcagccgctctgtgcTGGGATCTGGCTTTATTCTTATGGAGACTCagcagagtttgtgtaa
- the htr1ab gene encoding 5-hydroxytryptamine (serotonin) receptor 1A b: MEGANNTTAWPQFENSTIKPSNPEDEEVKLSYQVVTSLLLCALILCAIFGNACVVAAIALERSLQNVANYLIGSLAVTDLMVSVLVLPMAALYQILNRWTLGQVPCDIFISLDVLCCTSSILHLCAIALDRYWAITEPIEYMKKRTPRRAAVLISVTWLVGFSISVPPMLVMRSQPSSMAEDRANPKQCKIRQDPWYTIYSTFGAFYIPLSLMLVLYGRIFKAARFRIRRTVRKTEKKKVSDSCLALSPALFHKKPHGDAQGKSWRRSVEPRAPPSANGAVKHAEDGESLEIIEVHSNSKGNLPLPNTPSPVPLFESRHEKATEAKKKIALVRERKAVKTLGIIMGTFILCWLPFFIVALVMPFCQESCYMPRWLEDVINWLGYSNSLLNPIIYAYFNKDFQSAFKKIIKCHFCKP, translated from the coding sequence ATGGAGGGCGCAAACAACACGACAGCCTGGCCCCAGTTTGAAAACTCAACAATCAAACCCTCCAACCCTGAGGACGAGGAGGTGAAGCTGAGTTACCAGGTGGTCACGTCCCTCCTGCTTTGCGCGCTCATCCTGTGCGCAATCTTTGGGAATGCCTGCGTGGTGGCGGCCATCGCGTTGGAGAGGTCCCTCCAGAACGTGGCCAACTACCTGATCGGTTCTCTGGCCGTGACCGACCTGATGGTGTCGGTGCTGGTGCTGCCCATGGCGGCGCTTTACCAGATCTTAAACCGGTGGACGCTCGGGCAGGTTCCGTGCGACATCTTCATCTCCCTGGATGTGCTGTGCTGCACGTCGTCCATCCTGCACCTGTGCGCCATCGCGCTGGACAGATACTGGGCGATCACGGAGCCCATAGAGTACATGAAGAAGAGGACGCCGAGGAGAGCCGCGGTTCTCATCAGTGTCACTTGGCTCGTCGGGTTCTCCATCTCGGTGCCGCCCATGTTGGTCATGCGCTCTCAGCCCAGCAGCATGGCGGAGGACAGGGCGAATCCGAAGCAGTGTAAGATCAGGCAAGACCCCTGGTACACAATATACTCCACATTCGGGGCTTTTTACATCCCGCTGTCCCTGATGCTGGTTTTATATGGACGGATATTCAAAGCTGCGCGTTTTCGGATCAGGAGGACTGTGCGtaaaactgagaaaaagaaagtttCCGACTCGTGTTTGGCGCTGTCCCCCGCGCTGTTCCACAAAAAGCCCCACGGAGACGCGCAGGGAAAGAGCTGGAGACGGAGTGTGGAGCCCCGGGCGCCGCCGAGCGCCAACGGCGCGGTGAAGCACGCGGAGGACGGCGAGTCTCTGGAGATAATCGAAGTTCACAGCAACTCCAAAGGCAACCTGCCGCTGCCCAACACCCCGAGCCCCGTGCCGCTGTTCGAGAGCAGGCACGAGAAGGCGACCGAGGCGAAGAAGAAGATCGCGCTGGTGCGGGAGCGCAAAGCGGTGAAGACTCTGGGCATCATCATGGGCACCTTCATCCTCTGCTGGCTGCCCTTCTTCATCGTCGCCCTGGTCATGCCTTTCTGCCAGGAGTCGTGCTACATGCCCCGCTGGCTGGAGGATGTGATAAACTGGCTGGGCTACTCCAACTCCTTACTGAACCCCATCATCTACGCATACTTTAACAAAGACTTCCAAAGCGCGTTCAAGAAAATAATCAAGTGTCATTTCTGCAAGCCGTGA
- the rnf180b gene encoding E3 ubiquitin-protein ligase RNF180, whose protein sequence is MLRCRRCRKAVADLMCLSMAAEESSAAVCTIWHVNVDKLPEWILTSVHQAQWTVGKLNCHNCGARLGGFNFINRSDCPCGQDAAVHLSKSRVDHDHKRCVLIVQPRRTKPGAGLLSDCSQRKEERPELSRSALDSLQLNCTAVMSHIRPVEASHQLSHAGSTQPFSFSPLYCISHRRRGSLEDGGDFRSCFCPVGPPGMSAVDLMRSGSSGSYPTSPTREASVNAVRCRPAASGGARPPLHQQPLPAEADVEALATASVHQELSESLPSHRGRSTSNRAAELEEGAEPRASEVSPDLLGLSKREKNRLKSQRRKQRKRERWLHSRQEKEPAGGESASPLDSEEEGREAVTCAVCLDIYFSPYSCQPCGHVFCEPCLRTLAKNRHASTPCPLCRTLISHTSFHRELNQTAKTFFPRVYVARKQNFQNSLCAKWPLPSFRKHFWSFWEYQRNAATARRRWHFAHGGFTLEALNFHDMRGWLFDIGLVIVCVHSLNWILALLLLCILLYYCFF, encoded by the exons ATGCTCCGCTGCAGAAGGTGTCGGAAGGCCGTCGCAGACTTGATGTGCCTGTCAATG GCCGCGGAGGAAAGTTCGGCTGCTGTTTGCACCATTTGGCACGTGAATGTTGACAAGCTGCCGGAGTGGATCCTGACCTCGGTTCATCAG GCCCAGTGGACCGTGGGAAAGCTGAACTGCCATAACTGCGGGGCTCGTTTGGGCGGCTTCAACTTCATTAATCGCTCCGACTGTCCCTGCGGCCAGGACGCCGCCGTCCACCTCAGCAAGAGCCGCGTCGATCACGACCACAAGCGCTGCGTCCTCATCGTCCAGCCCAGGAGGACAAAGCCCGGGGCGGGTCTGCTGTCGGACTGCTCTCAGAGGAAGGAAGAGCGGCCTGAACTCAGCAGGTCGGCCCTGGACAGTTTACAGCTCAACTGCACTGCCGTCATGTCCCACATCCGTCCGGTGGAGGCCTCGCATCAGCTCAGCCACGCTGGAAGCACTCAGCCGTTTTCCTTCAGCCCCCTTTACTGCATCTCTCACAGGAGAAGGGGCAGCCTGGAGGACGGGGGAGACTTCAGGTCGTGTTTTTGCCCCGTTGGCCCTCCCGGCATGTCTGCTGTGGATCTGATGAGGTCGGGATCGTCTGGTTCTTATCCCACCAGCCCCACGAGGGAAGCCTCAGTTAACGCCGTCCGCTGCCGTCCGGCTGCCTCAGGAGGTGCACGGCCTCCTCTGCATCAGCAGCCGCTGCCGGCTGAGGCGGACGTGGAAGCTTTGGCCACCGCATCGGTCCACCAGGAGCTCTCTGAGTCCCTGCCCTCTCACAGAGGAAGATCCACCTCTAACAGAGCTGCCGAGCTGGAGGAGGGAGCAGAG CCTCGGGCCTCTGAGGTCTCCCCAGACTTATTAGGGCTGAGCAAAAGAGAGAAGAACCGTCTGAAGAGTCAGCGCAGGAAAcagaggaagagagaaagaTGGCTCCACAGCCGGCAGGAGAAGGAGCCG GCTGGAGGTGAGAGCGCTTCGCCGCTGGACAGTGAGGAGGAGGGCAGGGAGGCCGTGACCTGCGCCGTGTGCCTGGACATCTACTTCAGTCCGTACAGCTGCCAGCCCTGCGGCCACGTCTTCTGCGAGCCGTGCCTCCGCACGCTCGCCAAGAACCGGCACGCCAGCACCCCCTGCCCTCTGTGCCGCACCCTCATCTCACACACCAGCTTCCACAGAG AGCTCAACCAGACTGCAAAGACTTTCTTCCCCAGAGTCTATGTCGCTCGCAAGCAGAACTTCCAGAATTCGCTGTGTGCAAAATGGCCTCTACCCAGCTTCCGCAAACACTTCTGGTCCTTTTGGG AATATCAGAGGAACGCAGCGACCGCACGGAGACGCTGGCACTTTGCCCACGGAGGCTTCACACTCGAAGCTCTGAACTTCCACGACATGCGAGGCTGGCTCTTCGACATCGGCCTGGTCATCGTCTGCGTCCACTCGCTCAACTGGATCCTGGCGCTCCTGCTCCTCTGCATCCTGCTGTACTACTGCTTCTTCTGA